A window from Listeria seeligeri serovar 1/2b str. SLCC3954 encodes these proteins:
- a CDS encoding MIP/aquaporin family protein, which produces MIDTSLATQFLGELIGTAILIILGAGVVAGVSLKKSKAENAGWVVVTFAWGLGVTMGVYVSGYMSMAHLNPAVTIGMALAGAFPWNYVLPYIIAQFIGAFIGATLVWLHYYPHWKQTEDKPTKLGVFATAPAIRHYTSNFFGEALGTFVLVFGLLSLGANSFSDGLNPLVVGALIIAIGMSLGGTTGYAINPARDLGPRIAHFVWPIAGKGGSDWSYSWVPVLGPIMGGALGALGYNAIIDGKYGMWLWIFAVLFILILILTAQLDKKKDLA; this is translated from the coding sequence ATGATTGACACAAGTTTAGCAACACAGTTTTTAGGTGAATTAATTGGTACCGCAATCCTAATTATTTTAGGTGCAGGTGTTGTAGCGGGCGTTTCACTGAAAAAATCTAAAGCAGAGAATGCCGGCTGGGTCGTTGTTACTTTTGCATGGGGGCTCGGTGTTACAATGGGAGTTTATGTTTCCGGGTACATGAGCATGGCACATCTTAACCCTGCAGTAACGATTGGTATGGCGCTTGCAGGAGCATTCCCGTGGAATTATGTATTACCATATATTATTGCTCAATTTATCGGCGCATTCATCGGCGCAACACTTGTATGGCTTCATTACTATCCTCATTGGAAACAAACAGAAGACAAACCTACAAAACTAGGGGTTTTCGCAACAGCGCCTGCTATCCGCCACTATACATCAAACTTTTTTGGTGAAGCATTAGGTACTTTTGTATTAGTTTTTGGATTACTTTCGTTAGGAGCTAATTCCTTCTCAGATGGTTTAAATCCGCTTGTTGTTGGTGCATTAATCATCGCAATCGGAATGTCGCTTGGTGGAACAACCGGATATGCAATTAACCCAGCTCGTGACCTTGGACCGAGAATTGCGCATTTCGTTTGGCCGATTGCAGGTAAAGGTGGATCCGATTGGAGTTACTCTTGGGTTCCAGTGCTTGGACCAATCATGGGAGGAGCTTTAGGAGCTTTAGGTTATAATGCAATTATTGATGGTAAATATGGAATGTGGCTTTGGATATTCGCTGTATTATTTATTTTAATCCTTATTCTAACCGCACAACTCGACAAGAAAAAAGATTTAGCATAA
- the rpmA gene encoding 50S ribosomal protein L27, which translates to MLKFDIQHFAHKKGGGSTSNGRDSESKRLGAKRADGQFVTGGSILYRQRGTKIYPGTNVGRGGDDTLFAKTDGVVRFERMGRDKKKVSVYPEVQEA; encoded by the coding sequence ATGTTAAAATTTGATATTCAACATTTTGCGCACAAAAAGGGTGGCGGTTCGACTTCTAACGGACGTGACTCTGAATCTAAACGTTTAGGTGCAAAACGTGCGGACGGACAATTTGTTACTGGTGGATCTATTCTTTACCGTCAACGTGGTACTAAAATCTATCCAGGAACTAACGTAGGACGTGGCGGCGATGATACTTTATTCGCTAAAACTGACGGCGTTGTGCGTTTTGAACGTATGGGACGCGACAAGAAAAAAGTTAGCGTTTATCCTGAAGTACAAGAAGCTTAA
- a CDS encoding ribosomal-processing cysteine protease Prp, whose translation MIQVDVLREDNQIISFTMSGHADFAEHGSDLVCAGASSIAFGMVNAISEVRDFEPVIEEDKGYLHYSVPADFVRDEVVQILLTGMENQLRSLAYSYPDHIKINSK comes from the coding sequence ATGATTCAAGTCGATGTTTTGCGAGAAGACAATCAAATAATTTCTTTTACAATGAGTGGACATGCCGATTTTGCCGAACATGGTAGTGATTTGGTTTGTGCAGGTGCCTCGTCAATTGCTTTTGGTATGGTGAATGCTATTTCAGAAGTTCGTGACTTTGAACCTGTAATAGAAGAGGATAAGGGTTACCTTCACTATTCTGTACCTGCTGATTTTGTTAGAGATGAAGTGGTTCAAATCTTGCTTACAGGGATGGAAAATCAACTAAGGTCATTAGCGTACAGCTATCCTGATCATATAAAAATTAACTCCAAATAG
- the rplU gene encoding 50S ribosomal protein L21, with product MYAIIETGGKQIKVEAGQEIYVEKLAGEVGDVVTFDKVLFVGGDSAKVGVPFVDGATVTAKVEKQGRAKKLTVYKYKPKKNYHKKQGHRQPYTKLTIDAINA from the coding sequence ATGTACGCAATTATTGAAACAGGTGGGAAACAAATCAAAGTAGAAGCAGGCCAAGAAATCTATGTTGAGAAATTAGCAGGTGAAGTTGGTGATGTTGTTACTTTTGACAAAGTTCTATTCGTAGGCGGAGATTCCGCTAAAGTTGGCGTTCCATTCGTGGACGGAGCAACTGTAACAGCTAAAGTTGAAAAACAAGGCCGTGCGAAGAAATTGACAGTTTATAAATATAAACCGAAAAAGAACTACCACAAAAAACAAGGTCATCGTCAACCTTACACAAAATTAACTATTGATGCAATCAATGCTTAA
- a CDS encoding ribonuclease E/G, protein MKKVVISAAHIEKRIAVLENDLLIDMEIIRPSEKIQVGDIFYGFIQKIDRKINAAFVDLGNQRKGFIHLKDIPDIYEKTQGAKLPVQVVREGSATKLPLLTAVLEFSGDLLVYLHGKEYVSISKRIMDKDSLKTTMEALLLEDEAVIIRSDAENATEEQLENALNEARERYQQLVRKSKKRKKPGLLKDSDSGVFSSAKQFIQRYQPIEILTDDFDFAKSIDVDGEVIVKKSADIFADLKIQPQMERLARPVVHLTNGSSLFIEKTEAMWVIDVNSGGYKGSTEKEKTVALINQKAVSEILRQIRLRNMSGMILVDFIGGMSEEGYTELYETIERQTREEYTTTQIAALSQSGLLQLTRRKKQRSFLEVTTIPCPVCYGTGHVASKDTLAYQLERELTGIMQGEPDSIQIITTEDVLDAFLDLNILNEAPIDWEVADERVPFYQILRVEN, encoded by the coding sequence ATGAAAAAAGTAGTAATAAGTGCAGCTCATATCGAAAAACGAATTGCTGTTTTAGAAAATGATTTACTAATTGATATGGAAATCATTAGACCGTCTGAAAAAATACAAGTAGGGGACATTTTTTATGGTTTTATTCAAAAAATTGACCGGAAAATAAATGCAGCTTTTGTTGACTTAGGTAATCAGAGAAAAGGTTTTATTCATTTGAAAGATATCCCGGACATTTATGAGAAAACACAAGGCGCTAAATTACCTGTTCAAGTTGTTCGAGAAGGCAGTGCAACCAAACTACCACTTTTGACAGCTGTGCTAGAATTTTCAGGTGACTTACTGGTTTATCTGCACGGGAAAGAATATGTTTCTATTTCCAAAAGAATTATGGATAAAGATTCGTTAAAAACAACAATGGAAGCTCTTTTATTAGAAGATGAAGCAGTAATCATTCGTTCTGATGCCGAAAATGCTACTGAAGAACAGCTGGAGAATGCCTTAAATGAAGCGAGAGAACGGTACCAACAATTGGTTCGAAAAAGTAAAAAGCGGAAGAAACCTGGCCTTCTTAAGGATTCTGATTCAGGTGTTTTTTCTAGCGCAAAACAATTTATCCAACGTTATCAACCAATCGAAATTTTGACAGATGATTTTGACTTTGCTAAATCAATAGATGTTGATGGGGAAGTAATTGTAAAGAAAAGTGCTGATATTTTTGCTGATTTAAAGATTCAACCACAAATGGAACGACTTGCTCGACCGGTTGTTCATCTTACAAATGGTTCTTCTCTTTTTATTGAAAAAACAGAAGCAATGTGGGTGATTGATGTTAACTCTGGTGGCTATAAAGGGTCTACTGAAAAAGAAAAAACAGTTGCATTGATTAATCAAAAAGCAGTTTCTGAAATTCTTCGACAAATTCGTCTTCGCAATATGAGTGGTATGATTTTGGTAGATTTCATCGGGGGAATGTCTGAGGAAGGTTACACGGAGCTTTACGAGACGATAGAAAGACAAACACGTGAAGAATATACGACAACTCAGATTGCGGCACTTTCGCAGTCAGGGCTGCTACAGTTAACCAGACGTAAGAAGCAACGATCTTTTCTAGAAGTTACAACAATTCCTTGTCCAGTTTGTTATGGAACAGGTCATGTAGCTTCAAAAGATACGCTTGCTTACCAATTAGAACGTGAACTTACTGGTATTATGCAAGGGGAACCGGATAGTATCCAAATAATTACAACAGAAGATGTATTAGATGCTTTCCTCGATTTAAACATTTTAAATGAAGCGCCGATTGATTGGGAAGTAGCGGATGAGCGAGTACCATTCTACCAAATTTTACGTGTAGAGAACTAA
- the minD gene encoding septum site-determining protein MinD has translation MGEAIVITSGKGGVGKTTSTANLGTALALQGKKVCLIDMDIGLRNLDVVLGLENRIIYDLVDVVEGRCKIHQAMIKDKRFDDLLFLLPAAQTTDKSAVSGEQMIDLINQLRPDYDYILIDCPAGIETGYKNAVAGADKAIVVTTPEISAVRDADRIIGLLEKEDIEPPKLIINRIRTQMMMNGDVMDIDEITTHLSIELLGIIIDDDEVIRSSNSGDPVAMLPNNRASQGYRNIARRILGESIPLMSIETKKPGFFARLKQLFGGK, from the coding sequence ATGGGAGAAGCTATAGTCATTACTTCTGGGAAAGGTGGAGTAGGAAAAACTACTTCAACTGCTAACTTGGGAACGGCACTTGCTCTTCAAGGTAAGAAAGTGTGCTTGATTGATATGGATATCGGCCTTCGCAATTTAGACGTTGTTTTAGGTCTTGAAAATCGAATTATATATGATTTAGTTGATGTTGTGGAAGGTCGATGCAAAATTCATCAAGCAATGATAAAAGATAAACGCTTTGATGATTTACTTTTCTTGCTTCCAGCGGCTCAAACAACCGATAAAAGCGCGGTTTCGGGTGAACAGATGATAGATTTAATTAATCAATTACGACCCGATTATGATTACATTTTAATCGATTGTCCAGCAGGAATTGAAACAGGATATAAGAATGCTGTTGCAGGGGCAGATAAAGCAATTGTTGTTACTACTCCAGAAATTTCCGCTGTGCGTGATGCTGATCGAATTATCGGTTTGCTGGAAAAAGAAGATATTGAACCACCGAAACTTATTATTAATCGTATTCGTACGCAAATGATGATGAATGGTGACGTGATGGATATTGATGAAATTACAACACATTTATCAATTGAACTACTCGGAATTATTATTGATGATGATGAAGTTATTCGTTCATCCAACAGTGGAGACCCTGTTGCGATGCTGCCAAATAACCGTGCATCTCAGGGCTATCGAAATATCGCTCGACGCATTCTGGGGGAATCAATCCCATTAATGTCTATCGAAACGAAAAAGCCTGGATTCTTCGCTCGCTTAAAACAACTTTTTGGCGGAAAATAA
- the minC gene encoding septum site-determining protein MinC, whose amino-acid sequence MKKNVQIKGTKDGISIFLSDKASFVELQQELSQLLADKKQNPYSGEKLEVQVQIGNRLFSEEEELEISNIIHNNSQMKISAFYSNVMSKADAKKWKEKDQIFSMATIIRSGQVVQVPGDFLLIGDVNPGGQIRSNGNVFVLGNIKGIIHAGFEGDENAVVAGKFLYPSQVRIGSKVYGFDNEEYKEIQDTDLFSAFVNDAGEIVIDEIHKIRKIRPEISNFQGGR is encoded by the coding sequence ATGAAGAAGAATGTTCAAATTAAAGGCACAAAAGATGGCATTAGTATTTTTCTTAGTGATAAGGCGAGTTTTGTTGAATTACAACAAGAATTATCGCAATTACTAGCTGATAAAAAACAAAACCCATACTCTGGTGAAAAGTTAGAGGTACAAGTTCAAATTGGTAACCGTCTGTTTTCAGAGGAAGAAGAACTCGAAATATCAAACATTATTCATAATAATAGTCAAATGAAAATTAGTGCATTCTATAGTAATGTTATGTCTAAAGCTGATGCAAAAAAATGGAAAGAGAAAGATCAAATTTTTTCTATGGCAACCATTATTCGGTCCGGTCAGGTTGTTCAAGTGCCGGGTGATTTTTTGTTGATTGGTGATGTGAATCCTGGTGGACAAATTCGTTCTAATGGAAATGTTTTTGTACTAGGAAATATTAAAGGTATAATTCATGCTGGTTTTGAAGGTGATGAAAACGCGGTTGTAGCAGGGAAGTTCCTTTATCCGTCACAAGTTAGAATTGGTAGCAAGGTTTATGGTTTTGATAACGAAGAATATAAAGAAATTCAAGATACGGATTTGTTTTCGGCGTTTGTAAATGACGCTGGAGAAATTGTTATTGACGAGATACATAAGATAAGAAAAATTAGACCTGAAATTTCTAATTTTCAAGGAGGGCGTTAA
- the mreD gene encoding rod shape-determining protein MreD codes for MNVKKNIALPAIMVGAFILEGVFSLQFGNELFNDKHLFIPHFLLVMLTIMTCFYKRNTTLVYAFILGILFDIYYTGVMGIYFAIFPFTVYITDKFMKVLQNNIFLVGLIAIFNVILTESLVYAFYYLIGSTTMSIPVFIDQRLWTTILFNLAFFLIVYFPFRLFLNRLVKSE; via the coding sequence ATGAATGTTAAGAAAAATATTGCTCTCCCTGCAATCATGGTTGGCGCCTTTATATTAGAAGGCGTCTTTAGTCTTCAATTTGGTAATGAGCTTTTTAATGATAAACATTTGTTTATTCCACATTTTTTACTCGTAATGTTAACAATAATGACGTGTTTTTATAAACGCAATACCACTTTAGTATATGCTTTTATTTTAGGTATATTGTTTGATATTTATTATACTGGCGTTATGGGCATTTATTTTGCTATTTTCCCTTTCACTGTGTATATCACGGATAAATTTATGAAAGTTTTACAAAATAATATCTTCTTGGTTGGTTTAATTGCTATTTTTAACGTTATTCTTACAGAGAGTCTGGTATATGCATTTTATTATTTAATTGGTTCAACAACAATGAGTATCCCAGTTTTTATTGATCAGCGTTTATGGACGACGATTTTGTTTAATCTGGCATTCTTTTTAATTGTTTATTTCCCATTCCGACTTTTCTTAAATCGGTTGGTTAAATCAGAGTAG
- the mreC gene encoding rod shape-determining protein MreC: MPQFFLNKRLIILLISIIVLVALVGFSLRDRENASWPEQFVKDVVGFGENIVAKPTSFVSGVFGGVADLKNTYTENQHLKERLEELAQLESEVADLKKENKDLKENLDIADSLRDYDPVNASVISRNPTNWNDQIEIDKGSSDGVKPDMAVTTPNGLIGKVTTTGAKSATVELLTSSDVKNRVSAKVQGSENAYGIINGYDSDTKLLELKQLPYDMKFKKGQKVVTSGLGGKFPAGIFIGTIEKVETDKMGLSQTAYIKSGADIYDLNHVTVLKRSAETGTSADDTTSSDTTGGE; this comes from the coding sequence ATGCCACAATTTTTTCTAAATAAACGTTTGATTATCTTGTTAATATCTATTATTGTTCTTGTCGCGTTAGTTGGTTTTTCTTTACGTGATCGTGAGAATGCTTCGTGGCCAGAACAATTTGTGAAAGATGTTGTTGGATTTGGTGAAAATATTGTAGCTAAGCCTACTTCATTTGTCTCAGGTGTATTTGGTGGAGTTGCAGACTTGAAAAATACCTACACTGAAAATCAACATCTGAAAGAACGTTTAGAAGAATTGGCACAACTTGAAAGTGAAGTTGCAGACTTAAAAAAAGAAAATAAAGATTTAAAAGAAAATCTTGATATTGCTGATAGTCTTCGTGACTATGATCCGGTAAATGCTTCAGTTATTTCTAGAAATCCAACTAATTGGAATGATCAAATAGAAATTGACAAAGGTTCAAGTGATGGGGTAAAACCGGATATGGCCGTCACTACTCCAAATGGCTTGATTGGTAAAGTAACAACTACAGGTGCAAAATCGGCTACAGTGGAACTATTAACTTCATCCGATGTGAAGAATCGTGTTTCTGCTAAAGTACAAGGTTCTGAAAATGCCTATGGAATTATCAATGGTTATGACAGCGATACTAAGTTACTTGAATTAAAACAATTGCCGTATGATATGAAGTTTAAAAAAGGCCAGAAAGTTGTTACTTCTGGACTTGGCGGGAAATTCCCAGCCGGTATTTTCATCGGTACAATTGAAAAAGTAGAAACCGATAAAATGGGATTATCTCAAACAGCATATATCAAATCTGGTGCTGATATATATGATTTAAATCATGTTACTGTTTTGAAGCGTTCAGCGGAAACAGGAACCTCAGCCGATGATACGACTAGCTCGGACACGACTGGAGGGGAGTAA
- a CDS encoding rod shape-determining protein, which produces MFGFGNKDIGIDLGTANTLVYMKGKGIVLREPSVVAMKKDTQEIVAVGSDAKNMIGRTPGNIVAIRPMKDGVIADYDTTAAMMKYYIQKAGKSVNASKPRVMICVPSGITGVEKRAVIDATRQAGAKDAFTIEEPFAAAIGAGLPVGEPTGSMVVDIGGGTTEVAVISLGGIVTSRSVRTAGDDLDEVIINYIRKKYNLLIGDRTAEAIKMEIGSASPKGLDLSPFSIRGRDLVTGLPKTIEITPEEISEALADTVAAIIDAVKGTLENTPPELSADIMDKGIVLTGGGALLRNLDTVISEETKMPVIIADEPLDCVAIGTGKALENMDMYKRKKMN; this is translated from the coding sequence ATGTTTGGATTTGGTAATAAAGATATTGGAATTGACTTAGGAACAGCGAACACACTTGTCTATATGAAGGGAAAAGGTATTGTCCTTCGTGAGCCTTCCGTTGTTGCAATGAAAAAAGATACGCAAGAAATTGTTGCAGTTGGTAGCGATGCAAAGAATATGATTGGGAGAACACCAGGAAATATTGTTGCTATCCGTCCAATGAAAGATGGAGTTATTGCTGACTATGATACGACAGCAGCAATGATGAAGTATTACATACAAAAAGCTGGGAAAAGCGTTAATGCTAGCAAACCACGCGTAATGATATGTGTACCTTCAGGAATTACTGGTGTCGAAAAACGCGCAGTAATTGATGCTACTCGTCAAGCAGGAGCTAAAGATGCTTTTACAATTGAAGAACCTTTTGCAGCCGCTATCGGTGCAGGCCTTCCAGTCGGAGAACCTACCGGTAGTATGGTTGTTGATATCGGTGGAGGAACTACAGAAGTAGCTGTTATTTCTCTTGGTGGAATTGTAACTAGTCGCTCGGTAAGAACTGCTGGAGATGATTTAGATGAAGTTATTATTAATTATATCCGCAAAAAATATAATCTGTTAATTGGTGACCGTACAGCGGAAGCAATCAAAATGGAAATTGGCTCTGCTAGTCCAAAAGGATTAGACTTATCTCCATTTAGTATTCGTGGTCGTGATTTAGTAACAGGATTACCAAAAACAATTGAAATTACTCCTGAAGAAATTAGTGAAGCTCTAGCTGATACTGTAGCTGCTATAATTGATGCAGTTAAAGGTACACTAGAAAATACACCACCTGAATTATCCGCAGATATCATGGATAAAGGAATTGTACTTACTGGTGGAGGAGCATTATTACGTAATTTAGATACGGTTATTTCCGAAGAAACAAAAATGCCTGTTATTATTGCTGATGAACCACTTGATTGTGTGGCAATTGGTACTGGTAAAGCTTTGGAAAACATGGATATGTATAAACGTAAAAAAATGAACTAG
- the radC gene encoding RadC family protein yields MLANEISGSEKPREKLQNYGIEALSTSELVAIIIETGTKNESVLTIANRIIMKFKHVAEMQYASLEELQLINGIGLAKASKIMAAVELGKRISLVTEREEIVIRCPDDAVKLVMPELAFLFQEHFHCIFLNTKNQVIYRQTIFVGGLNASIVHPREVFRLALRKSAASLMCFHNHPSGDPSPSSEDLLVTKRLVEAGNIIGITLLDHIIIGKNKYISLKEKGYF; encoded by the coding sequence ATGCTAGCAAACGAAATTTCAGGGAGCGAAAAGCCCCGTGAAAAGCTACAAAATTATGGCATTGAAGCACTTTCAACGTCAGAGCTTGTTGCGATAATAATTGAAACAGGAACGAAAAATGAGTCTGTTTTGACAATTGCTAATCGGATTATTATGAAGTTTAAACATGTAGCAGAAATGCAATATGCTTCTTTAGAAGAACTTCAATTAATTAACGGAATAGGGCTTGCCAAGGCTTCAAAAATAATGGCAGCAGTAGAATTAGGGAAACGAATTAGCTTAGTGACAGAGCGCGAAGAAATTGTAATAAGATGCCCTGACGATGCAGTAAAATTAGTTATGCCAGAATTAGCATTTCTATTTCAAGAACATTTTCACTGCATTTTTCTAAATACAAAAAATCAAGTAATCTATAGACAAACAATTTTCGTTGGTGGATTAAATGCATCCATCGTTCATCCGAGAGAAGTTTTTAGATTAGCTTTAAGAAAATCAGCTGCGTCTCTTATGTGTTTCCACAACCATCCTTCTGGTGATCCGTCGCCCTCTAGTGAAGATTTACTTGTAACCAAACGATTAGTTGAAGCTGGTAATATTATTGGGATTACGTTACTAGACCATATTATTATAGGGAAAAATAAATATATCAGTTTAAAAGAAAAAGGCTATTTTTAA
- a CDS encoding prepilin peptidase produces the protein MIYFLIVIYSTIFISFIQVAAECLPTNKPFLFRFSECNYCKKTLPIHQIIPIFSFLFLKGKSKCCKKSIPISYFLLEILTPVYILFLYQQFSFSYEFFLCCITYYFLAFFFITDILYMYIPNSIIILFTITLLFVYCLFDQPIVNLIISVSVSMIFYMLFFLIFRKGIGLGDIKLFIILSSFLGFKTGYYIFFLAILIGTIILLIAVAAKKIKKNKQVPFVPYIFTSFMLISVLLN, from the coding sequence ATGATTTATTTTTTGATTGTAATATATAGCACTATTTTTATTTCTTTTATACAAGTTGCTGCAGAGTGTCTGCCCACAAATAAACCTTTCTTATTTCGGTTCTCAGAATGTAACTACTGCAAAAAAACATTGCCAATTCATCAAATAATACCAATTTTCTCTTTTCTATTTTTAAAAGGGAAATCCAAATGCTGCAAAAAATCTATCCCTATCAGTTATTTCTTGCTAGAGATACTCACGCCAGTTTATATACTATTTTTATATCAGCAGTTTTCCTTTTCTTATGAATTCTTCTTGTGTTGTATAACCTATTACTTCTTAGCTTTTTTCTTTATAACGGATATCTTGTATATGTATATCCCGAATTCTATAATTATTTTATTTACTATTACCTTGTTGTTCGTATACTGTCTGTTTGATCAACCAATTGTTAATTTAATTATTTCTGTTAGCGTGAGTATGATTTTTTATATGCTATTTTTTCTCATTTTTCGAAAAGGAATAGGGCTAGGAGACATCAAGTTATTTATAATTTTAAGCTCATTTTTAGGTTTCAAAACTGGGTATTATATTTTCTTTTTAGCCATTCTGATTGGAACTATTATTTTATTAATAGCCGTAGCCGCTAAAAAAATAAAGAAAAACAAGCAAGTCCCATTCGTACCATATATATTTACGTCTTTTATGTTAATTAGTGTTTTATTGAATTAG
- a CDS encoding bifunctional folylpolyglutamate synthase/dihydrofolate synthase encodes MTLKTYEEALEWIHGTLRLGIKPGLARMEYMMEKLNHPERANKWIHIAGTNGKGSTLTFIRNCLEAADYTTGTFTSPYIEVFNERISINELPVSDEMIVTLANRIKPLAEELKETTYGPPSEFEIITAMMFLCFAEYKKIDIGIIEVGLGGRLDSTNILTPLISVITTIGMDHMEFLGNTIEQIASEKAGIIKPGIPIVSGASQLEVKKVIKEIAATNKASYVELNKDFFMRVKDGVNKYETTYGSDIDHLEIGIQGLHQLDNAALAIKVIQYLNTFEAFSIDEESIKIGLKRAFWPGRMEEIASEPFIMIDGAHNPEGIMTLTRSIKAFSGHKKVIVSILADKNYQEMIQTLKNIPDCEVLLTTFVYPRAMTAKQVMQVGEIEGIAVNPNWKQELTKIINSKTDTKFFITGSLYFIAEVRKYLLGTLS; translated from the coding sequence ATGACATTAAAGACGTATGAAGAAGCGCTAGAATGGATTCATGGGACACTACGTCTAGGAATAAAGCCTGGACTTGCTAGAATGGAATATATGATGGAAAAATTAAATCATCCAGAAAGAGCAAATAAGTGGATACATATAGCCGGTACTAATGGAAAAGGTTCAACACTCACATTTATTAGAAATTGTCTAGAAGCAGCTGACTATACAACTGGTACTTTTACTTCGCCTTATATTGAGGTTTTTAACGAAAGAATTAGTATTAATGAATTGCCGGTTAGTGATGAAATGATAGTTACTTTAGCAAACAGAATTAAGCCGTTAGCCGAAGAACTAAAAGAAACTACATATGGTCCACCATCAGAATTTGAAATCATCACAGCAATGATGTTTTTGTGTTTTGCCGAATATAAAAAAATCGATATTGGTATCATCGAAGTGGGGCTTGGAGGAAGATTAGACTCTACTAATATTTTAACCCCTTTAATTTCTGTTATTACAACTATCGGAATGGATCACATGGAATTTCTTGGGAATACGATTGAACAAATAGCTAGTGAAAAAGCAGGTATAATTAAACCAGGTATTCCTATTGTGTCAGGTGCCAGTCAATTAGAAGTGAAAAAAGTAATCAAAGAAATCGCTGCAACAAATAAAGCAAGTTATGTTGAGTTAAATAAAGATTTCTTTATGAGAGTTAAGGATGGGGTAAATAAATATGAAACTACTTATGGCAGTGACATAGATCATCTTGAAATTGGGATTCAAGGATTACACCAATTGGATAATGCTGCACTAGCTATCAAGGTAATTCAGTATTTAAATACATTTGAAGCTTTTTCAATAGACGAAGAATCAATAAAAATAGGTTTAAAGAGAGCTTTTTGGCCTGGGCGAATGGAAGAAATAGCTTCGGAGCCTTTTATTATGATTGATGGCGCACACAATCCGGAGGGTATTATGACACTTACTAGGTCCATTAAAGCTTTCTCGGGGCATAAGAAAGTAATAGTGAGTATACTAGCAGATAAAAATTATCAAGAAATGATTCAAACGCTAAAAAATATTCCTGATTGTGAAGTGTTATTAACGACTTTTGTTTATCCACGAGCAATGACTGCAAAACAAGTAATGCAAGTAGGTGAGATAGAAGGAATCGCTGTAAATCCTAATTGGAAGCAAGAATTAACTAAAATAATTAATTCCAAAACAGATACTAAATTCTTTATTACAGGATCATTATATTTTATCGCTGAGGTACGAAAATATTTACTGGGTACACTTAGCTAA